TATTGATGGCTTCGCAGACAGCCAACTCAATACAGGAGGCGATCTCCGGGTCCTGGGTATGTTCCAGGCAGATACCGCGTAAGGCTGACCCCACCAGACGAACGCATTCCCAGCGACTTTCGATGCGCAAGGTGATAGCTTTTTGGGGGTCACTCATGGGCACCGGAAGCGTTTTCGAGGAGTTGGATAGCCTCTTCTTCAGTATCGGCTATGGCGAAAATACCGTTATCCAGACGGGTGATCGCAAACAGCTTACGCACGTTGGCTGAGACCCCAAAAAGGGCTATTCGCCCATTTTGACCCAGGCGTTTTAAGATCGCGAGCAAAGCCGCCAACCCCGAACTGTCCATAAAATCAACATGATGCAAATCCAAGACGATCTTAGTGCTGCCACGGCTAATGACGTCTATAAGCGTATTTTTGAATGTCTGGGCATTGGAAGCCTCTATACGATGTACTTGGGGAGAGAGTATGGTGACGGCGTTGTGTTGTGTTTCCTGGATGTCCATGCAAAACCTCAAAAAAATGGTGGGTATCGTTGTTTTAGCTCAGTGCGACCTCAGAGAAACGCCTTGCTTTCAGGCCAGAAGACATCGACATAAAGCGATAAGTATTTGCATGGAGCGAGCTATCTGAAAGATAGAGCCTGTGAGTCATCGGGAATACAATATAACGCAAGAACGTATACTCTCGTTCTTGCTTCTATGTCAATTATCTTCATGTGCTGCTGTCGGCAGGGATTTGACGCACAACAGGGAAACATCGTCCTCGAACGCGTCAGTTTTGGCAAAAGTGCGCAAGGATTCATGAAGAGCCGCGGCCATATTTTGGGCCGAGGAGTTCCGGTTTTGGCGCAAAACCGTGACCATGCGCTCCCTTCCATACGGCGTTCCGGCAGGATTGCGCTGCTCGTAGATCCCGTCGGTATACAGGACCAAGACATCACCAGGGTGCAACGTGTCCTGTTCGGTGGTAAAAGGACGGAGCCCCCCGAGCCCGATGAGCGTTCCTTCGGTCTCCAGCGAGACCACCTCCCCTGAATTGCGGATCAAGAGCGGAGCCGGATGCCCGGCGTTGGAATAGTGCAACGTTGCACTTTCGAGGTCCATTACCACATAGGACATGGTAAAATAGGTGTCGAAGCGTTCCAAGGGAAACTCGGCGTCCAGCTGTTCCAGCACTGTTGCCGGAGGAGTTGGGGGCCCTTCCCGTCCCGGCCAAGATTCGCTGCGCACCAGGGTGTGCCGGTACATGGCCT
The sequence above is drawn from the Desulfohalobium retbaense DSM 5692 genome and encodes:
- a CDS encoding STAS domain-containing protein: MDIQETQHNAVTILSPQVHRIEASNAQTFKNTLIDVISRGSTKIVLDLHHVDFMDSSGLAALLAILKRLGQNGRIALFGVSANVRKLFAITRLDNGIFAIADTEEEAIQLLENASGAHE